Proteins encoded together in one Amphritea japonica ATCC BAA-1530 window:
- a CDS encoding Yip1 family protein: MFLQHMWGVIYDPKHEWIDIRKEHYSMMHCFMSQISILAAIPALSLFIGTTQIGWSISGGEFIKLSTQSALMAAVAFYAAMWVAVGFIAFVIHWMEKTYGGNVTLDECMVLTTFTATPLFLAGIVGLYPVLWLNVIVGMIALAYTVYLLYTGVPEIMQISEDRAFFFASSILTVGLCVLVGLLAVTVILWSTIIPLSYIG, encoded by the coding sequence ATGTTCCTGCAACATATGTGGGGTGTAATTTACGACCCTAAGCATGAGTGGATAGATATTCGTAAAGAGCATTACTCCATGATGCATTGTTTTATGAGTCAGATAAGCATACTAGCGGCAATACCAGCGCTGTCGTTGTTTATTGGCACAACTCAGATTGGCTGGAGTATATCCGGAGGCGAGTTTATAAAACTCTCGACACAAAGCGCGCTGATGGCTGCAGTGGCCTTCTATGCTGCGATGTGGGTGGCGGTTGGCTTCATTGCTTTTGTCATTCATTGGATGGAGAAAACCTACGGCGGAAATGTCACGTTGGATGAATGTATGGTATTGACCACATTTACTGCCACGCCCTTGTTCTTGGCTGGCATTGTGGGTCTATATCCAGTTTTGTGGCTCAATGTGATCGTTGGAATGATAGCATTGGCTTATACTGTTTATCTGTTGTATACCGGAGTGCCGGAGATAATGCAGATATCTGAAGACAGGGCTTTCTTCTTCGCATCATCAATTCTAACCGTTGGCTTATGTGTGTTGGTTGGATTATTGGCGGTGACTGTCATTCTCTGGAGCACGATAATACCCTTGAGTTATATTGGTTAG